ACTACCACATCCTCGAACACTACGAAACCGGTATCGCTCTCCAGGGCACCGAGGTCAAATCGATCCGCGCCGGCCAGATCACCCTCAAAGACAGCTACGCCGAGGTCGAAGGCGGCGAACTGTATCTCATAGGCGCGCACATCGCTCCTTACGAACAGGGCAACATCTACAACCATGACCCCGAACGGCGGCGCAAACTCCTCATGCACAAGCGCGAGATCATCCGCATCGGCCACACCATCGCCGAAAAAGGGTTCACGCTCGTGCCGCTCCGCGTCTATTTCAAAGACGGCCGCGCCAAAATCGAACTCGGACTCTGCCGCGGCAAACAGACCGTCGACAAACGCCAGACCATCCGCGATCGCGAACAATCCCGCGAAGTCGACCGCGCACTCAAGG
The window above is part of the Candidatus Hydrogenedentota bacterium genome. Proteins encoded here:
- the smpB gene encoding SsrA-binding protein SmpB; the encoded protein is MGEKTIVQNRRARHDYHILEHYETGIALQGTEVKSIRAGQITLKDSYAEVEGGELYLIGAHIAPYEQGNIYNHDPERRRKLLMHKREIIRIGHTIAEKGFTLVPLRVYFKDGRAKIELGLCRGKQTVDKRQTIRDREQSREVDRALKDMKRKK